The genomic window CGTCATCGGGACCCACAACCTCGACCGCATGCCCGAGTGCATCGGGCTTGCCCGGCGGACGGGCCGCCCCGTCGTTCAGACCGCCTTCCGCGACACGGTGCCCTCCATCGGCATCCCGACCCTCCCCGCGAACGGCTCCGTGAGCGCCTACGTCACGATCATGCAGGGCTGCGACAACTACTGTGCCTTCTGCGTCGTGCCCTACCTGCGGGGCCGCGAGCAGAGCCGGAAATTCGAGGACATCCTGGCCGAGGTGAGGGCGCTGGCCGCCCACGGGGTGAAGGAGGTGACCCTGCTGGGCCAGAACGTGAACTCCTACGGCAAGTCCTTCGGCGGGGGGCACACCTTCGCGGGGCTTCTCCGCGCGATCGGCGAAATCCCCGGCATCGAGCGGATCCGCTTCACCACCTCGCACCCCAAGGATCTCTCCGACGACATCATCGCCTGCTTCAGAGACGTGAAGGCCCTCTGCGAGAGCATCCACCTGCCGGTCCAGTCCGGCTCGGACGCGGTGCTCGCGAGGATGAACCGCCGCTACACGAGCGCCGATTACCTCGACCGGGTCCGCAAGCTGCGGGAGGCCGCGCCCGAGATCGCCATCAGCTCCGACATCATCGTCGGATTCCCCGGAGAGACGGAGCAGGACTACCAGAAAACGCTTGACCTGATGGAAAAAGTCAGGTTTGATACCTTATACTCGTTCCAGTATTCCGAGAGGCCGGGAACGGCCGCCGCGGGGCTCGACGGCAAGGTGAGCCCCGGGGAAAAGCGCAGGCGGCTCATCGAACTCCAGGCCCTCCAGGACCGTCACACGCAGGAGAAGCACGACAGCCTCGTCGGCACGACGGTGGAGGTCCTCGTGGACGGCACGAGCCGCAACACGGCCCGGGACGTGACGGGCCGCACACGGTCCAACAAGATCGTGAACTTCGCGGGAGGCAGGGACCTCATCGGGAAGACCGTCCGGGTCCGGATCGTGAAGGCGTTTCTGCATTCCCTCCGCGGCGAGATGCCGGGAGTTGAGGGAGGGTTCCTCCGATGTTCATCGAGATGAAGGTGTCCGGTCTGACCATCGACCCGCTGACCAACACGCCCATCGTGATCCTGAAGGACCTCGAGGGCAAGCGGGCGGTGCCCATCTGGATCGGGCTCTTCGAGGCCAGCGCCATCGCCACCGAGCTCGAGAAGATCAGCTTCTCGCGCCCGATGACGCACGATCTCATGCGGGACCTGCTAAAGATCCTCGAGGCGAAAGTCCAGAAAATCGAGATCGTCGATCTGAGGAACAACACCTTCTTCGCCTGCATCCACCTGAGGCGAAACGGCGATACGCTCATCGTCGACTCGCGGCCGAGCGACGCCATCGCCCTGGCCTTGCGGGTCAACTGCCCCATCTTCATCGACGAGAAAGTGATCGAGAAATCCCGAAACATCGACTTCGCCAAGAAGGTCGACGAGCTGGACAAGAAGAAGACGGAAGAACTCAAGGAGTTTCTGGAGAATCTTCCCGAGGAGGACTTCGGGAAGTATAAAATGTGACGGCACCGTCACCGCCCGAAGAGGCCCCGCGTGGAAGAGACACGACGCATCTATCTGAAAATGGGGGACAGGGTCGTTCACCTGCGTTACCCGCACTGGGGCACGGGCATGGTGGTGGAGGAGCAGAACTCCACCGTACTCGGCGGGAACTCCTTCGTGAAGATCGTCTTCCGGGACGGCCGCGTCCGCGTCTTCGACAATAATTTCGCCCACGCCTGGTGCTGCTACTACGCGGGAATCCGCCGCTGCACATGATCGAAACGGCCTGTTTGCCACTGAAGCGCATAAAGTAGTCATAAACCCGTTTTTATGCACTTTCTTATGCGTTTTCGTGGCTATTTTTATTGGGGCCTGATATAAGGGCTCCTTCAGGCTTTTCCGGGGTATACGCCGGAAAGGGCAACTGAATTTGGGTCTGGAAGTTCTGAAGTTCTGAAGTTGTGAAGTTGGGAAGCTTGGAGAGCCTGAGGAGTTGCGTGCGCGCCTCGACCCTTCCGAGCTTCTCAACTTCCCAGCTTCACAGCTTCCTTGTGTGAGAAGGGTGTGGCCATCCACAAGAGGGATACGGTCATGGAGAAGGCCATCGAGGCATTCGAGGCGCACCTGACGGCGGAGAGGAACCTGAGCCCTCACACCCGTCGCAGCTACCTGGCCGACCTCAGGCAGTTCCGGGCGTTCCTGGAACAAAACGGGCTGCTCCCCCCGGGAGGAAGCGGGCCGGAGCAACTGGCGGCCATCGACCACATGGCCGTTCGTTCGTTTCTGGGTTCGCTGGTCCGCCGGAAGGTCCGGAAGGTGACGGTCGTGCGGAAGATCGCGGCGCTGCGCACCTTCTTCAGTTACCTCATCCGGGAGGGCAGAGTCCGGGTGAACCCGGCCGAGATGGTCCAGGCCCCGAGAGCCGATAAGCATCTTCCCGCCTTCCTTCCGGTGGAGGAGATGTTTTCGCTTCTCGACCTGCCGTTTCCGGACGACGTGGACGGGGCCAGGGACCGGGCCATGCTGGAGCTGTTCTACTCCTCGGGCATCCGCGTCAGCGAGCTTACGGGGCTCAACCTGGGTGACCTGGACATGCAGCAGGGTCTCATCAAGGTCCGGGGAAAGGGAAGGAAGGAGCGGATCGTGCCGGTGGGCGGCCAGGCCCTGCGGTCTTTGGAGCGGTACCTGGCGAAGCGGGGCGAAAGGGCTCGAACGGCGAGAGCGGCGGAGGCGGACCCCCCGCTGTTCCTGAGCCGCAGCGGCACGAGGATCACCCCCCGCAGCGTTGCGCGGGTCATCGACCGCTGCGTCACGCAGAGCGGGATCAGCAAGAAGGTGAGTCCCCACACGCTGCGGCACAGCTTTGCGACGCACCTGCTGGACGCAGGGGCCGATCTGAGAGCGATCCAGGAGATGCTGGGCCACGAGAGCCTGTCGACGACGCAGAAGTACACGTCCGTGAGCGTGGCGAAGCTCATGGAGATCTACGATCGCGCTCACCCCAAAGCAAAGGGGTGATGCGCGGGTTAAGGGCGTAAGGCTAATGGCTGAAGGCTTACAGCAGCGGAAGAAGGCAGATTTTTCTTTGCCAGAAGCCCTTCGCCTTGAGCCTTCTGCCAAGAACCGATTCATTTCTCTGTGGATGAATATGGCATGAACAAGAAGCTGCACGGCACCACCATCCTCGCCATCCGGCACAAGGACAAGGTCGTCGTCGCAGGCGACGGCCAGGTCACCTTCGACCAGACGATCATCAAGCACGGGGCGCGCAAGGTCCGCAGGCTGTTCCACAACCGGGTCATCGTCGGGTTTGCGGGCGCCACGGCCGACGCCTTCACGCTCTTCGACCGCTTCGACCAGAAGCTCGAGCAGTACAACGGCAACCTGTTGAGGGCGGCCGTGGAGCTGACGAAGGACTGGCGCACGGACCGGGTGCTGCGGCACCTGGAGGCCCTCATGATCGCCGTGAGCCGGAACGATTTCCTCGTCATCTCGGGAAACGGCGACGTGATCGAGTCCGACGACAACGTGGCCGCCATCGGCTCGGGCGGTCCCTACGCGCAGGCGGCGGCCCGCGCCCTGGTGAGGCACTCCGATCTCGATGCCGCGGAGATCGCCCGGGAGTCCATGCGGATCGCCTCGGAACTCTGCATCTACACCAACGACCGCGTGACACTGGAGGAGATCGACCTGAGCGCCGAGGAGGAGCCGGAGCCGGAGCGCAAGGCGAAGGGGAAACGGTAGGAGCCCTGCAAACAGAGGGTGATAGGGTAAGAGGGTAAGAGGGTAAGAGGGTAAGAGGGTAAGAGGGTAAGAGGGTAAGAGGGTAAGAGGGTAAGAGGGTAAGAGGGTAAGAGGGATCTCAACATCTGTGAGCGGAAAGGAACCCGGCAAAAAGTCCGGTACTGAGAGAAGATAAATGTCAGCCATCGAGTTAACGCCCAAGAAGATCGTTGCCGAGCTCGACAAGTACATCGTCGGCCAGGCGGATGCCAAGCGCGCCGTGGCGATCGCGCTGCGCAACCGCTGGAGACGCCAGAACGTGAGGCCCGATCTGCGGGACGAGATCGCCCCGAAGAACATTATCATGATCGGCCCCACCGGCGTGGGCAAGACGGAGATCGCCCGGAGGCTCGCCAAGCTCGACAACTCCCCGTTCCTCAAGATCGAGGCCTCGAAGTTCACCGAGGTGGGTTACGTGGGGCGCGACGTGGATTCCATGATCCGCGACCTCATGGAGATCGCGGTGAACATGGTCAAGCACGAGGAGATGGAGAACGTTCGGGCCAAGGCCCGGGAGCTGGCCGAGGACCGGGTCCTGGACCTGCTGCTGCCCATCCGGCGCGCCGAGGCCCGAAGCC from Syntrophaceae bacterium includes these protein-coding regions:
- the miaB gene encoding tRNA (N6-isopentenyl adenosine(37)-C2)-methylthiotransferase MiaB, coding for MLATKKLFVRTFGCQMNVHDSEQLEELLKNSGYARTESARDADLIIVNTCSIRDKAEQKVYSQLGRYRHLKKAKPGLQIGVCGCVAQQQGERLLEKAPFVDLVIGTHNLDRMPECIGLARRTGRPVVQTAFRDTVPSIGIPTLPANGSVSAYVTIMQGCDNYCAFCVVPYLRGREQSRKFEDILAEVRALAAHGVKEVTLLGQNVNSYGKSFGGGHTFAGLLRAIGEIPGIERIRFTTSHPKDLSDDIIACFRDVKALCESIHLPVQSGSDAVLARMNRRYTSADYLDRVRKLREAAPEIAISSDIIVGFPGETEQDYQKTLDLMEKVRFDTLYSFQYSERPGTAAAGLDGKVSPGEKRRRLIELQALQDRHTQEKHDSLVGTTVEVLVDGTSRNTARDVTGRTRSNKIVNFAGGRDLIGKTVRVRIVKAFLHSLRGEMPGVEGGFLRCSSR
- a CDS encoding bifunctional nuclease family protein, producing MFIEMKVSGLTIDPLTNTPIVILKDLEGKRAVPIWIGLFEASAIATELEKISFSRPMTHDLMRDLLKILEAKVQKIEIVDLRNNTFFACIHLRRNGDTLIVDSRPSDAIALALRVNCPIFIDEKVIEKSRNIDFAKKVDELDKKKTEELKEFLENLPEEDFGKYKM
- a CDS encoding DUF3553 domain-containing protein, with translation MEETRRIYLKMGDRVVHLRYPHWGTGMVVEEQNSTVLGGNSFVKIVFRDGRVRVFDNNFAHAWCCYYAGIRRCT
- the xerC gene encoding tyrosine recombinase XerC; its protein translation is MEKAIEAFEAHLTAERNLSPHTRRSYLADLRQFRAFLEQNGLLPPGGSGPEQLAAIDHMAVRSFLGSLVRRKVRKVTVVRKIAALRTFFSYLIREGRVRVNPAEMVQAPRADKHLPAFLPVEEMFSLLDLPFPDDVDGARDRAMLELFYSSGIRVSELTGLNLGDLDMQQGLIKVRGKGRKERIVPVGGQALRSLERYLAKRGERARTARAAEADPPLFLSRSGTRITPRSVARVIDRCVTQSGISKKVSPHTLRHSFATHLLDAGADLRAIQEMLGHESLSTTQKYTSVSVAKLMEIYDRAHPKAKG
- the hslV gene encoding ATP-dependent protease subunit HslV; protein product: MNKKLHGTTILAIRHKDKVVVAGDGQVTFDQTIIKHGARKVRRLFHNRVIVGFAGATADAFTLFDRFDQKLEQYNGNLLRAAVELTKDWRTDRVLRHLEALMIAVSRNDFLVISGNGDVIESDDNVAAIGSGGPYAQAAARALVRHSDLDAAEIARESMRIASELCIYTNDRVTLEEIDLSAEEEPEPERKAKGKR